The nucleotide sequence TGATTTGAAAAGTAGAAAAGAATAATTTGTGTTATGTAAAGAGTGTTTATAGGCTGTGTATGGAAGAGTTTGTAAGATACTTCTCATCTTCGGAGTCATGATTTTGAAGTGGTATTTGGATGTTGAAAGTGGTTAAGAGCTTAATTTGTCATATGTGTTGTGGGTGGCTCCCTACATGCGTTCGACTTAAGGATAAAAATGTGCAATGTCCTACAAACTATGTAAGTTGTGATGGTTCTAATAAGGACCTTGCCCGTATTTGCTTCAAATGTTCTTTTTACTGTGCAGGTTTGGCGTAGGAATGGACTTTGAGTCCATAAGGCGTTCATCGAAAAGAACTCAATGGTTGACACTATTTTTCGAATTGTTACATCAGCTATTACAAGAGCTTTCTCaacattttgttgttgtgctATGGAGCATATTGAACTAGAAACCTCAAGCTCTGGCAAGATGTCTCATAATCTTGTGTTCAGGTCCTTGATCACACCTGTCACCTAATAGAGGATTGTGTTTCAGCTAATGCCACTATTTTGGCAGCTAGTCATGGTACCAACTCAACAAACTTCCTGCGATGATCAAACGATAGCTACAACAACATAAAGGCAAGGTGCATTAGGTATGCTTCGTAATCCCTATACTTCAATGATGGTTGTTACAACTCTAGTTAGGTGACAACGCCGGCAAAGAGTTTTCTTTAAATGTAATGTCGATACAACTTTCTCCAAACATTTGAATAAAACGAGCATTGTTATTTGTATCTGTGATGATGAAGGCACGTTTCTGTTGGCAAAAACTTTATCTATCACTCCTAAGTACGGTGGTCGTGGGAGAAGCACTTGGATTGTTTCATGCTTTACGATGGTTAAGTGACATGCAATTTGATAATGTTGGTCTTGCTTTGGATTCAAAGATTGCAACAAACACCTTCAATCATCATTGGGTTGATGTAACAGAATTAATCATGTGGTTTGAGTTTGCATGAGTCTTTTTTACCACTTATTTCACCAACTCTAAGGTCGAGTTCATAGAAGACACAAGCAAATGGTGAAGCTCACACCCTTGCAGAAATTGCCGCATTATCAGCTAGTTCCACTATTTATTATCATGTACCTCGTTATATAAActcttatttttaatgaaatgttataaacatgttcttttaaaaaaaaaaatctaattcgCCATGATGAAGGTCGACTACGGTCTTCATTTGCAAAAAGCTGAAAAACAGGATGCTTGTATGCACGTTAGTAATTATTAAATGGGGTGATAGACATTTTGTTCCCTAAATGTGTAGCGAGTAGTCAGAATAGTCattcaatatatcaaaattctaaaatagtccTTGTGcactttgttagtcaaaataatctTTCAATATCAACATTAACTCTTTTCATATAAGAACTGATATTACAATAAGTAAGTATACCGTGAGATAAATATGACAACATTAACAAAGCATTTTAACTTAAGAAACTGTTTTAGTTAACATAATGTAAAatcaaacattattttaaaaatttcatacatCACGGAACAATTGTAGCTATTCATTACATATTTAGAGATCAAAATGACTTTCGTCAACTTTCTTAGATTAgatttttcattcatattttttgacaaataattcCACAAAAGGGCATTTTATAACTTCACCAAGTTCTTCTATtgttccttcaaaaacaaaagttcTTCTACCATTTTACACTTTCACTTTTACTACATGTACATGCACAAAGGGACCATGCAGTAAatgtcttcaaaaaaataaaagtggcTTTGGATTATAATTGATGCCAAAATTTGTAATCTGTCAGTGGGTCGGCAGTGTTTTAGAGGCTGGCCTGATTTCGGACTCAAAGCTCCCCCACCACCATGTGGCTATGTTGTATTGTATCTGGTCATTTTAATTCTTATCTTAGGACCCCATAATTACCATTAAAGCAAAAAAGGGAATAATTAGAAGAGGAAAacagattatttttttttaaaagtagcAATCAATTATATTGCAATTTGCAAATCCAAAGAGCAAAAAGTgctaaaaaaaactctaaagtAGAATATAAGAGCATCTTAATACATGGTATAATCATCACTCTTAAAGCTACTTTAGGCCCATTTCACCACATTTAATTTGGTTTACCTTCCCTACCCCATTCTCTCCCAATTTTTGCATAAAACTGCCCTACAATTCTTTCTTCTTACAGCAGCAGTAAAGCCATAATGTGCACAGCAGCATGAAATCCAACTAATCCAATCATCACCTGCAGTCAACCACAATAGAAATCAACTCCCAATCAGTAATTCATCAATCTCACTActcatcaatatttttatttttttttggaaagtcAAATATGAGAGATTAACtagttatgttagtttttaaaCCCTAGAAATCCTTCTTAAAACTCATTCAATGTCCAATTAGCTCACTACTCATCAAACTATTATTCATATAATCTTTGATTgtaaatcaataaatcacataatgATGCTTAGCACaatatatgagatttattttctctctaaatgtgatttttacactcaattttattattcaacTCACTTTCATATAAACCTATATAAACATAACCCTAAAGGGCCAAACAAACTACTAATCTCTAGAAAGTGCATGACAATTGACAACATAATCAATGCAGAAATGCTAAACATTAATGAGTGCATACTTTAGTAAAGCAAGAGTGAGAGAAGAGTATGGGAACCTGTCCTTGGTGACCAGAAGTAGCAAGGGGGTGTATAGTAGCAGAATCAACTTCACCAGTAGGCAGAGGAACTGCAGGGTTACTGTTAATGAAAGGCATGCCATCACCACTGCCTTTATATGGTACTAATGGAACTGTTATTGGTGAACTTGCTTCTGGTGTTGGTGCTGGACCTGGTGAAGAACCTTGGTGAGGATGAAATGGCCATGGAAATGAAGGAGAAGATTGTATATCTCCACCAGAAGAAGGACCTGGAGTAGTTGGCATTGGTGAAGAAGCTTCTGGTGCTGAAGCTTTTGTTGGAGTTACCTTTATGGCTAGCTTCTGAGAATCTTGACAGGCTTTGAGTGAGTCATTGGAGAAGGTGAAGTAGAAGAAACCAACACGAGAAGGGTGCCACtgaaaaaatgaaaggaaattggtttaagaaaatttgatagTATATTTCTGAAGAactcaaaatatgaaaaataattaatttttgagcTGTTTTTAAAGAACCATGATGCAATTTGAAGGGTCTTACCGTATAGGAGCAGGAGGTAGTGCTAGGATCAGTGAGAAGATTGGCTTGAGTGAAATTGCAGAGATTGAAGGCTTTCTGGTTCTTGAAAATGTAGAGGTTGTAGTTTTGCTTGTGCTTGAAAGCTGAAACAGAGAAAAACAGAGTGAAAACAGAGAAGAAACAGAGTAATGTTAGCTAGCTGCAATTGTTTTATGGTGATAATACTTACTGATGGAATCACCAATGGAAACAGTAGGGTTCTTCCACTCTGAAGATCCATCAACAAGAATTGTGGTGGAGTGTGAAAGCTTGAAGAACAGTGAAAGtataagaaagtaaaagaaaatggGAAGAGACATTGTGATGAATGTGCTttgttttttagggaaaatttcAGAGAGAAAGACCAAATAAGAAGAGGTTTTGTAGCTTTTGTGTTATGTGAGTATTTATCTCTGGCCTATCACTCTGAGTAGTTATGGAatagtacaaaaaaaataaaaaaataaaaggaaaagaattTTGAAAACTGTGTTTTGTGTGgggaaaagagagagagaaagtggggaTGGAGACTGTTAAAGTGTCAGGAGTGTTTGGCTTTTGATAAGGAAGAGTTTGAATGGATGCCAGACATTGCTGTTGGGGATAGTGTGAAGATATTTTACTTTACACAGCAAAAGGTTGCAtgattttgtttcttcaaaCCTATCATCAAAAATATTACATAGCCTATATTTGATTTggtatttgataaaattgattttggataaATTGATTATGTGAAATCGATTCCAGTTATAAGTAAGTTGAAAGTAAAATTATCTATATTTAgatatatttatgtaaaagtgaATTAAACAATACTCAAGTGATTGAATTTAAgtgattaataatttttatcaaaagagGAATCATTTAGAAAAAcctaagtttaatttttaagtgGAACAATTTTTAGTCAGACTATAGTTACCTCATGATGAACTCCGGTTAACCAAAGGGTTCTCTTCCCCTTTAACCaaagagttaaaaaaaagttaactgaaccattaattttagtgttaaatcaaattctaaaattaaaaactttaaatttttagttttaaatagaatcaattctacttgaGAACAATGGATCTGATCTCTAAAtatctagaatcaattttacatctTCTAGAAATGAAGTCAAACATATACAAGAGaaagaaagtgaagaaaaaaaatgttaaggaACATAATCACAAGGAAAATTTGGCCCACTGAATAATGATGATGGGATTACTATTATTCTAAAATGATTAGTCCATTGATTATATCATATGTAATGAGTAAATACACtgctttcatttttcaattcaaaaacctTTCTTGGTTTGTGAGAATGCCTTTCTTCTTTaccccacttattttttaaaaaggttctTGGTCATAACTTTGCACAATACAATGTTGCTCATATTTTGATGCACAAGGGAATGAACTTTTCAAGGTATCGTTTTTCTACTTGTAAGCTAACTAATGTAATTATTCAATGTGAGTCTACTAAGAAGAAAAGCATGCTGAGATGTGGGAACTCAACTACCTAGCTaggcattttaattttaaataaattagatccTTTTCTTGGTTTAGATATAAATTAGTTATTGGATTATGtactacattttttcttttgttttcaaatttaaattgtcAGCACCAATTTCGTGTACGTCATGAACTTTAACTACGGATATGATGTTATGATATCCGTAGCACTTGTTGTCCATACATGGTTAGAAAGCAGTACAATGAAATAACTATAATGGCCAGAGGGAAAACCACATACGACAATTACTTGGAGAATGAAACGacaatatacaaaaaaatattaagatcttgtaaaaataatatgcttcattttcattttaacccttcttgattgaatttatttttttttctttttttggggtTAGAAGACTATATGATCCCCAgtatcttttcttttctgctagcATATTGATACTCCCGGCACCCATTGtccttttcacatttcttaagaaatgttgtcagtgtaattaatatgtttattttatgtgttaatattacaaaattatcctttgtttgtatgtatattaaatttgatttttcatatttcaagacatgttaatagtattaattagagatatatttagaaaaaaaaaaataataaatgcatttaataatttaaaaagagatttatatttaaggataaaaataaaatcaaatgaaaactTAAATATAGGGACAGATGGAGTGTCATATTTATCACCATCTTAAGattcttaactatttttttatagtaaTGTTAGTGCGGCATAAGTGGTAATTAGGTCATGCAAGGAGAGGCAAGCAATTAGACAAGTAGCTCGATGTCTTGACCTAAGGTAGCAGCTTTGTTAAACCCAACAACTGGTCCCACTAAATACAGATAACGAAACCACTAGGTAGAAAACGACGAGGAAGCATTACCCTTCGTCCTATGTCTATTGAATCTCAAGTGTACTTATTAACGattgaataataaaaacaatgtttaaatgtgttattggtccctgcactttcatcagattttgatattggtccctgcatttttttttgtttgacattggtccctgcactttgtaaaaacattggtattggtattggtccctctgttaactttctgttacaaaaaaaacacaaaaccaacggagtgccacgtggcccaatcatttcacacAACATGACaccaatattaatatttttacaaagtgcagggaccaataccaatatttttacaaagtgcagtgaccaataccaatagttttgtgttttttttttaacagaaaattAATAGAGGGActaataccaatatttttacaaaaaaaagtgtagggaccaatgccaaaatctgatgaaagtgcaaggactaaagacatatttaaacctaaaaacaatgagtaaataggcaattaccccatgaaattgtaagtttcatcaattacccccctgaaattaacaaaacttcaattatcccctgaaatttcacaacgttaatcaGTTTACCCCCtctgtcaaatttttctgttagtgaacatgacgttttacAAATACCCccttgaagttttgcacttatgtgcaaaatgcccccaaactaaaaaatttatattatttttttcttaaagacaaacaattaacgattaatattaaagctaactattaattttgaagtttgggaaaactacatgcatatatacatcaaaatagggaaaaatgtgtatttttaaagtgacaataatggttatttctaataaacaaattattatttttaggggtttatagacaaattaataatcagttttaaatttatattttctccttcaccatgtTAGTCTTTTAaatcctccaactccttcaacaatttgctcaaaccatttaaactacacaacccccaatattttcatatgatttgtttttgtttacacACTTTATAGAAAACTTCATTCTAACTTCTTGTTTGTGCTTCAGGCACGGACAATCATTCATCGTATACAATCTAACTCACACCACAAAACTATTAAACCGACATATCATATATAGCATatattaagtaatattcatataaaaaagacataaat is from Medicago truncatula cultivar Jemalong A17 chromosome 1, MtrunA17r5.0-ANR, whole genome shotgun sequence and encodes:
- the LOC11422433 gene encoding early nodulin-20-like → MSLPIFFYFLILSLFFKLSHSTTILVDGSSEWKNPTVSIGDSITFKHKQNYNLYIFKNQKAFNLCNFTQANLLTDPSTTSCSYTWHPSRVGFFYFTFSNDSLKACQDSQKLAIKVTPTKASAPEASSPMPTTPGPSSGGDIQSSPSFPWPFHPHQGSSPGPAPTPEASSPITVPLVPYKGSGDGMPFINSNPAVPLPTGEVDSATIHPLATSGHQGQVMIGLVGFHAAVHIMALLLL